A section of the Lynx canadensis isolate LIC74 chromosome A1, mLynCan4.pri.v2, whole genome shotgun sequence genome encodes:
- the BORA gene encoding protein aurora borealis isoform X2, which produces MGDVKDSKMQITPETPGRIPVLNPFESPGDYSNLHEQTLSSPSVFKSTKLPTPGKFRWSIDQLAVINPVEIDPEDIHRQALYLSHSRIDKDVEDKRQKAIEEFFTKDVIVPSPWTDHEGKQLSEYHSSKCINITSESPVGRKLTIHAEKSNAACQTLLSLPVDFNLENVLGDYFRADEFSDQSPGNLSSSSLRRKLFLDGNGSISDSLPPASPRSPRSGAQASLEVFYSIDLSPVRCRSPVQTPSSGQFSSSPIQGSTKKYSLGSITSPSPISSPTFSPIALQIGKTPLSEQRKFTFHSPDNSSGTTNSNGITNPCIRSPYIDGCSPIKNWSPMRLEMCTGGTQYRTSLIRIPFPLEAHGENEDQVNLPPTDASSPAMDTAAHLRQLDSDTSPRGTRVVVTAMSITQNQSSASEKELALLQDVESEKENNTVDMVDPVEIADENTWIKEPVDNGSLPMTDFVSGIAFSIENSHICMSPLAESSVLPCESSNIQMDSGYNTQNCGSNIMDTVGADSDAQTLEVENKSQVLNTKEDRITQRC; this is translated from the exons ATGGGAGATGTCAAAGActcaaaaatgcaaataacacCGGAAACTCCAGGAAGGATCCCAGTTTTGAATCCTTTCGAAAGTCCTGGTGATTATTCTAATCTCCATGAACAAACGCTCTCCAGtccttctgtttttaaatcaACGAAATTACCA ACTCCAGGGAAATTTAGATGGTCTATTGATCAACTAGCTGTAATAAATCCGGTAGAAATAGACCCAGAAGACATTCATCGTCAAGCTTTATACTTAAGTCATTCTcg aatagataaagatgtggaagacaaaagacaaaaagccaTTGAAGAG tttttcacaaAAGATGTCATTGTACCCTCTCCTTGGACTGATCATGAAGGGAAACAGCTTTCAGAGTATCATTCCAGTAAAT gTATTAACATAACTAGTGAATCTCCAGTTGGAAGAAAGCTTACCATCCATGCTGAGAAAAGCAATG CTGCTTGTCAGACATTGCTGTCTCTTCCTGTggattttaatttagaaaatgtattag GTGACTATTTTAGAGCTGATGAATTTTCAGATCAGTCTCCTGGAAACCTCAGTTCTTCATCCCTCAGAAGAAAGCTATTTTTAGATGGCAATGGAAGTATTTCTGACTCCTTACCTCCAGCTTCTCCCAGAAGTCCTCGCAGTGGTGCTCAAGCCTCACTTGAGGTTTTTTATTCGATAGATTTATCTCCTGTACGGTGTAGGAGCCCTGTGCAGACCCCAAGTTCG gGGCAGTTTTCTTCCAGCCCTATTCAGGGGAGCACAAAAAAATACAGTTTGGGAAGTATAACCAgcccttcacctatttcttcACCCACTTTCTCGCCAATTGCACTTCAAATAGGAAAGACTCCGCTCTCGG AACAAAGGAAGTTTACTTTTCATTCTCCTGATAATTCGTCTGGAACAACAAATTCTAACGGAATTACTAATCCATGCATCAGAAGTCCTTATATAGATGGTTGCTCACCAATTAAGAATTGGTCTCCTATGAGACTCGAAATGTGTACGGGTGGTACTCAGTATCGGACCTCACTGATTCGGATACCCTTTCCCCTTGAGGCTCACGGTGAAAATGAAGACCAAGTGAATCTTCCTCCCACGGATGCCTCATCACCAGCCATGGACACCGCTGCACACCTGCGGCAGTTGGACAGTGACACTTCTCCACGTGGCACACGTGTAGTAGTGACCGCCATGTCTATCACACAGAATCAGTCCAGTGCTTCTGAGAAAGAATTAGCACTGTTGCAGGATGTTGAAAGTGAGAAGGAGAACAACACTGTGGACATGGTTGATCCTGTAGAGATAGCAGATGAGAACACTTGGATTAAGGAGCCAGTTGATAATGGGAGTTTGCCCATGACTGATTTTGTGAGTGGGATTGCCTTCAGTATTGAAAACTCTCACATATGCATGTCACCTCTTGCAGAAAGCAGCGTCCTTCCTTGTGAAAGCAGTAACATTCAG